In one Alphaproteobacteria bacterium RIFCSPHIGHO2_01_FULL_41_14 genomic region, the following are encoded:
- a CDS encoding co-chaperone GroES — MQFKPLHDRVLVERIEQEEKTAGGIIIPDTVKEKPIEGKVLSVGTGVMDDRGSVHPLSVKAGDRVLFGKWSGTEVKIGGKDLLIMKESDIFGIIG, encoded by the coding sequence ATGCAGTTTAAACCCCTTCATGATCGTGTACTTGTTGAACGAATTGAACAAGAAGAAAAAACAGCTGGAGGAATTATTATTCCCGATACGGTCAAAGAAAAGCCAATTGAAGGAAAAGTATTGTCAGTTGGTACTGGCGTTATGGATGATCGCGGATCTGTACATCCTTTGTCTGTTAAAGCAGGTGACCGTGTATTGTTTGGAAAATGGTCGGGAACCGAAGTAAAGATTGGTGGAAAAGATCTATTAATCATGAAAGAGTCGGATATTTTTGGGATCATTGGTTAG
- a CDS encoding ATP:cob(I)alamin adenosyltransferase: protein MVKLTKIYTRTGDKGTTSLGDGKRISKTSLRIQAIGSIDELNAALGVTGLFLSDPSLKEIRHIQNDLFDVGADLCIPEESPKKSLQLKDNQVQWLEEKIDSFNKNLAPLSSFILPGGSAASAHLHLSRTIARRAERDVIALSEQDKINPEVVMYLNRLSDYLFVLGRVLNNNGTEDVLWIPAKSQMERA from the coding sequence ATGGTAAAGTTAACGAAGATTTATACACGAACAGGAGATAAGGGAACCACTTCATTAGGAGATGGAAAAAGAATTTCAAAAACCTCTTTACGTATTCAAGCTATCGGCTCCATAGATGAATTAAATGCCGCTTTAGGCGTGACCGGTCTTTTTTTGTCTGACCCCTCATTAAAAGAGATAAGACACATTCAGAATGACCTTTTTGATGTGGGGGCTGACCTATGTATTCCCGAGGAATCTCCTAAAAAATCCTTGCAGTTGAAAGACAATCAAGTGCAGTGGCTGGAAGAAAAAATTGACTCCTTTAATAAGAACTTAGCCCCTCTTTCTTCCTTTATCCTCCCCGGTGGATCTGCTGCCTCTGCCCATCTTCATCTCTCTCGAACTATTGCACGACGAGCGGAGAGAGATGTGATTGCCCTGTCTGAACAAGACAAAATTAATCCAGAGGTAGTCATGTACCTTAATCGTCTTTCAGACTACCTGTTTGTGTTAGGACGGGTTTTGAATAATAATGGAACAGAGGATGTTTTATGGATTCCTGCCAAAAGCCAGATGGAAAGAGCTTAA
- a CDS encoding AAA family ATPase: MVSKIWTVSFQGIEVIDIEVQVQMTNGLPAFSIVGLPDKAVAESRERIRNALHAMGLALPAQKITVNLAPASVQKEGSHYDLPIALGVLAAMRILKKDELMEYTAVGEVSLDGTLLAVPGILPAAFQSYLKKRRFICPAMCGSEAAWITNLDIIPASSLLSLVNFFKGNQVIAPPTPKVATPYPKLIDFKEVRGQHTARRALEIAAAGGHNLLMSGPPGAGKSMLANRLPTILPDLEPAEALELSMIYSVAGLLPEGRLLQQRPFRDPHHSASLASLVGGGHKARPGEISLAHKGVLFLDELPEFSRSALESLRQPLESGKVVVSRVNAHIAYPSDIQLVAAMNPCPCGYLGDIERGCRRAPLCGKDYQKKISGPLLDRIDLHLSLPAVPPQELVKLREGESSHTIKERVGEARQIQKHRNNGLLNSRLSGTQLEEMCQLTAESKILLVAAAEKFKLSARSYYRILKVARTIADLAQNSQTERPHMAEALSYRHQF; encoded by the coding sequence ATGGTTTCTAAAATCTGGACGGTTTCTTTTCAGGGCATAGAAGTCATTGATATTGAAGTTCAGGTTCAAATGACCAATGGTCTTCCTGCCTTTTCCATTGTGGGACTTCCCGATAAAGCCGTGGCTGAATCTCGAGAACGAATTCGCAATGCGCTGCATGCCATGGGATTAGCTCTTCCGGCCCAAAAAATCACCGTCAATCTGGCGCCTGCTAGTGTTCAAAAAGAAGGTTCCCATTATGATCTCCCTATTGCCTTAGGCGTACTAGCAGCCATGAGAATTCTGAAAAAAGACGAACTCATGGAATACACCGCCGTGGGTGAAGTGTCGCTGGACGGAACCTTATTAGCGGTACCTGGAATTCTACCCGCTGCCTTTCAAAGCTATCTTAAAAAAAGACGATTTATTTGCCCAGCCATGTGTGGATCAGAGGCTGCTTGGATCACAAATCTAGATATCATTCCCGCCTCTTCTCTTTTGTCTCTTGTTAATTTTTTCAAGGGCAATCAAGTTATTGCCCCTCCAACCCCTAAAGTAGCGACTCCTTACCCAAAACTCATTGATTTTAAAGAAGTGAGAGGCCAACACACCGCTCGTCGCGCGCTAGAAATTGCCGCCGCAGGCGGGCACAATCTACTGATGTCAGGACCTCCCGGCGCAGGCAAATCCATGTTGGCTAATCGCTTGCCTACTATTTTGCCCGACTTAGAACCCGCTGAAGCGTTGGAACTCAGCATGATTTACAGTGTGGCCGGCCTGCTGCCTGAAGGTCGGCTATTGCAACAGCGCCCCTTCCGTGACCCTCATCACTCTGCCTCCCTCGCCTCTCTCGTCGGGGGAGGGCATAAAGCAAGACCTGGTGAAATTTCCCTGGCTCATAAGGGAGTCCTGTTCCTTGATGAACTACCAGAATTTTCTCGTAGCGCGCTTGAGTCTCTGCGTCAACCTCTCGAATCTGGAAAAGTAGTTGTGTCCCGAGTTAACGCTCACATTGCTTATCCCTCAGACATTCAACTGGTCGCTGCCATGAACCCGTGCCCTTGCGGATACTTGGGAGATATAGAGCGGGGATGCCGTCGCGCGCCTCTCTGCGGCAAAGATTATCAAAAGAAAATTTCGGGCCCTTTGTTGGATCGCATTGATCTTCATTTATCTCTGCCTGCTGTTCCTCCCCAAGAACTGGTGAAGCTCAGAGAGGGAGAGTCGAGTCACACGATCAAAGAACGAGTGGGAGAAGCCCGTCAGATTCAAAAGCATCGCAATAATGGTCTCTTAAATAGCCGCCTTTCCGGCACGCAACTGGAGGAAATGTGCCAACTGACGGCGGAAAGCAAAATATTGTTGGTGGCTGCAGCAGAAAAATTCAAACTCTCCGCCCGAAGTTATTACAGGATTTTAAAGGTTGCCCGTACCATTGCCGATTTAGCCCAGAATTCTCAGACAGAACGCCCCCATATGGCTGAGGCTTTATCGTACCGTCATCAATTTTAA
- a CDS encoding D-alanyl-D-alanine carboxypeptidase/D-alanyl-D-alanine-endopeptidase, with protein MKKLFLLTIFGCHMSSAFFGSSLTGTIDSLIQKTALDSMVGMEIRDLNSGKIIYEKNPNLLMRPASLEKIPTALVALSQLGPTYQFETSLLKKGNAVYLRFAGDPTFTLVDLTALFKAYKQKKGSTIAGDIMINQETVPVFPHVEGWSIEATRFLYGAPISVLNVNKNTICFKLIPGITDKRKPTLIYDKNQPPYKIDNQSISTACLEEEYIERCDLDLEERISIKGCIPNGSPAFKICLPVKEHRFKEYIRKCIHTALEGAGVFLKGKILFRPFPKEKPHVLVQHFSDPLYDILKKGIKDSDDTIMESVLIPFMLENPDKFRKPKYLDTFMKKTLQDCLSVDLSRAVFMDGSGLSHHNLISAHQMADLLWEAFRHKSLKEPFLASLAVGGEDGTLKLRLKNLPKGVKVLAKTGSLTSIRSLAGYILKDEKPKYLFVMMMQNFSEDGKVYEDLQDKIVTSLTQSIS; from the coding sequence ATGAAAAAACTCTTTCTTTTAACCATTTTTGGATGTCACATGTCTTCAGCTTTTTTTGGTTCTTCACTTACGGGGACGATCGATTCCTTAATTCAGAAAACAGCCCTCGATTCTATGGTTGGTATGGAAATTCGAGATCTGAATTCTGGAAAAATAATTTACGAAAAGAACCCGAATCTCTTGATGAGGCCAGCCAGTTTGGAAAAAATCCCAACAGCCTTGGTTGCCCTTTCTCAGCTTGGGCCCACTTATCAGTTTGAAACTTCCCTATTGAAAAAAGGGAATGCTGTTTATTTAAGATTTGCAGGAGACCCCACGTTTACGTTGGTTGATTTAACGGCTCTGTTTAAAGCCTATAAGCAAAAAAAGGGATCCACTATTGCAGGGGATATTATGATCAACCAAGAGACTGTCCCCGTATTTCCTCACGTGGAAGGGTGGTCAATTGAGGCAACGCGTTTTTTATATGGAGCTCCTATCTCCGTACTTAATGTCAACAAAAATACGATTTGTTTCAAATTGATTCCAGGGATAACAGATAAACGAAAGCCCACCCTTATTTATGATAAGAATCAACCCCCCTATAAGATTGATAACCAATCTATCTCAACCGCTTGTTTAGAGGAAGAATATATTGAGCGATGTGATTTAGATCTGGAAGAGAGGATTTCCATTAAGGGGTGCATTCCGAATGGATCTCCTGCTTTTAAGATATGCCTCCCTGTAAAAGAACATCGTTTTAAAGAATATATACGAAAATGTATTCATACGGCTTTAGAAGGGGCGGGGGTTTTCTTAAAGGGAAAAATTCTTTTCCGCCCCTTTCCTAAAGAAAAACCCCATGTTTTGGTCCAACATTTCTCGGACCCCTTATATGATATTTTAAAAAAGGGAATAAAAGACTCGGATGATACGATTATGGAATCTGTTCTAATCCCTTTTATGCTGGAAAACCCTGATAAATTTAGGAAGCCCAAATATCTCGATACTTTTATGAAAAAAACTCTGCAGGACTGCCTATCCGTTGATTTATCTCGAGCCGTGTTTATGGATGGATCTGGGCTTTCCCACCATAATTTGATTTCCGCTCATCAGATGGCAGACCTTCTTTGGGAGGCGTTTCGTCATAAATCTTTAAAGGAACCTTTCTTAGCCTCACTAGCGGTGGGGGGAGAGGACGGTACTTTGAAGCTCCGACTTAAGAACTTACCAAAAGGGGTAAAAGTGTTGGCGAAAACAGGAAGCTTAACAAGCATTAGAAGCCTTGCAGGATACATCCTAAAAGACGAAAAGCCTAAATATCTTTTTGTAATGATGATGCAAAATTTTTCTGAAGATGGAAAGGTTTATGAGGATTTGCAAGATAAAATAGTCACCTCTTTAACTCAGAGTATTTCTTAA
- a CDS encoding chaperonin GroL: MSAKEVKFSTEARNKLLKGLDTLADAVKVTLGPKGRNVILEKSFGAPRITKDGVSVAKEITLADRFENMGAQMIKEVASKTNDVAGDGTTTATVLAQAIAREGIKSVTAGMNPMDLKRGVDMAVLAVVESIQKRSKNVTTSAEIAQVATISANGEQEIGGMIAKAMDRVGKEGVITIEEAKSMETELEVVEGMQFDRGYLSPYFVTNPEKMTCELDDPFILIHDKKISSLQPMLPILERVAQSGRALLIVAEEVDGEALATLVVNKLRGGLKVSAIKAPGFGDRRKAMLEDLAILTGGQLISEEIGSKLENVSIEMLGNAKRVVITKENTTFVNGGGNKKEIDARCKEIKSQLDESTSDYDREKLQERLAKLSGGVAVIRVGGATEIEVKERKDRVEDALNATRAAVLEGIVAGGGVALLHASTSALSGLKPVNEDQKVGIEIVRRAIQAPTRQIVYNAGEEASIVVGKILESKNPDYGYNAQTNEFGDMFKFGVIDPTKVVRTALQDAASVAGLLITTEAMVAEKPEPQSSKPAMPDMGGMGGMGGMGF; this comes from the coding sequence ATGAGTGCGAAAGAAGTAAAGTTTTCTACGGAAGCTCGGAATAAATTGTTAAAGGGGCTTGATACCTTGGCGGATGCTGTAAAGGTTACTCTTGGTCCTAAAGGACGAAATGTTATTTTGGAAAAATCGTTTGGAGCGCCCCGCATTACAAAAGATGGAGTTTCTGTTGCCAAAGAAATCACATTGGCTGATAGATTCGAGAACATGGGTGCCCAGATGATTAAAGAAGTCGCCAGCAAAACAAATGATGTGGCAGGGGATGGTACCACCACAGCGACTGTGTTGGCTCAAGCCATTGCACGGGAAGGCATTAAGTCAGTGACCGCTGGCATGAATCCTATGGATTTGAAGCGCGGGGTTGACATGGCGGTTTTGGCGGTGGTGGAAAGTATCCAGAAACGCTCGAAGAATGTGACAACAAGTGCAGAAATTGCGCAGGTTGCGACTATTTCTGCCAATGGTGAACAAGAGATTGGTGGCATGATTGCCAAGGCTATGGATAGAGTTGGGAAAGAAGGCGTCATCACTATTGAAGAAGCAAAGTCTATGGAGACAGAGCTTGAGGTGGTGGAAGGGATGCAGTTTGATCGGGGTTATTTGTCTCCCTATTTTGTAACCAACCCAGAAAAAATGACCTGTGAGTTGGATGATCCTTTCATTCTGATTCATGACAAAAAGATCTCTAGTCTTCAGCCAATGTTGCCTATTCTTGAACGGGTTGCCCAGTCTGGTCGTGCCCTATTAATTGTTGCTGAAGAGGTTGACGGAGAAGCTCTCGCCACACTTGTGGTGAACAAGTTGCGGGGTGGTTTGAAAGTATCTGCCATTAAGGCGCCTGGATTTGGTGATCGTCGGAAGGCGATGTTAGAAGATTTGGCGATCTTAACAGGAGGTCAATTGATCTCTGAGGAAATTGGTAGCAAGCTTGAAAATGTGAGCATTGAAATGCTAGGGAATGCTAAGCGTGTGGTCATCACAAAGGAAAATACAACCTTTGTTAATGGTGGTGGTAATAAGAAGGAAATCGACGCGCGTTGCAAAGAAATCAAATCACAGCTTGATGAATCCACGTCCGACTATGACCGTGAAAAACTTCAAGAACGTCTTGCCAAACTTTCAGGGGGTGTCGCCGTGATTCGTGTGGGTGGAGCAACGGAGATTGAAGTGAAAGAACGCAAGGACCGTGTGGAAGATGCTTTGAATGCTACACGAGCAGCTGTTCTGGAAGGAATCGTGGCAGGGGGTGGTGTGGCATTGCTTCATGCGTCAACGTCGGCTTTGTCAGGATTAAAACCTGTGAATGAAGACCAAAAGGTAGGTATAGAAATCGTACGCCGTGCGATTCAGGCTCCAACCCGTCAGATTGTTTATAATGCAGGGGAAGAAGCCTCCATTGTTGTGGGTAAAATATTGGAATCAAAGAATCCTGACTATGGATACAATGCCCAAACCAATGAATTTGGGGACATGTTCAAGTTTGGCGTCATTGACCCCACCAAAGTGGTGCGTACAGCGTTGCAAGATGCTGCATCTGTGGCAGGGTTGTTGATTACCACCGAAGCCATGGTCGCTGAGAAACCAGAACCTCAGAGTTCTAAGCCTGCCATGCCAGACATGGGTGGGATGGGCGGCATGGGGGGAATGGGCTTCTAA
- a CDS encoding Co2+/Mg2+ efflux protein ApaG, with translation MSMTQKEPIEVFAEPVYLEEESEPYSEQFVWSYKITIKNQSERAVKLRKRHWKITDSNGLTHEIKGDGVVGMEPVVKPGESFSYTSGAVLSAPSGIMFGNYEMESLEGEPFKVSIPAFSLDSPYEHHQFH, from the coding sequence ATGTCTATGACACAAAAAGAACCAATTGAAGTCTTTGCGGAACCGGTTTATTTAGAAGAAGAATCGGAACCTTATTCTGAGCAATTTGTTTGGTCTTATAAAATCACTATCAAAAATCAGAGCGAACGTGCTGTAAAGCTTAGAAAGAGGCATTGGAAAATTACTGATTCGAACGGATTAACACACGAAATCAAAGGAGATGGTGTCGTTGGGATGGAGCCCGTTGTGAAGCCCGGGGAATCCTTTAGCTATACAAGTGGGGCTGTTTTAAGCGCACCCTCTGGTATTATGTTTGGAAATTATGAGATGGAAAGCTTAGAAGGAGAGCCCTTTAAAGTTTCTATTCCTGCTTTTTCTTTAGACAGCCCTTACGAACACCATCAGTTCCACTAA